A section of the Bradyrhizobium oligotrophicum S58 genome encodes:
- a CDS encoding efflux RND transporter permease subunit, which produces MILQRLVAFALSQRLFVILSVLLLIGAAAVLLPSLPIDAFPDVSPVQVKVIMKAPGLTPEEVEQRITVPIELELLGLPNKKILRSTTKYALADITVDFEDGTDIYWARNQVSERLANISRDFPDGVSGGLAPITSPLGEMFMFTIDSPELSLAERRSLLDWVIRPALRTVPGVADVNALGGYVRAFEIVPRNDALAARGISFELFRKAIEANSRNDGAGRVNQGEDSALVRIEGSIRGVDDIRGIVVENRDNIPIRVSDVARVRIGALTRYGAVTADGKGETVEGLVLGLRGANAGQLVRDVRTRLEELKPSLPASVTINVFYDRSRLVNRAVGTVVRALGEATVLVVILLLLFLGNWRASLVIALSLPLAIAMALLVMRAVGMSANLMSLGGLAIAIGMLIDALVVVVENIVGNLGKHDRDRTAPLIHIVFRSVCEVLQPVASGVLIIIIVFVPLLTLQGLEGKLFIPVALAIIFALAASLLLALTVIPVATSFALKSASHADPLLIRAAQRVYAPALAWALGNERKVMLAAVLGLIAAGYGYSQLGKTFMPTMDEGDVIVSVETLPSINLDESLAINARLQTALMKVPDISGIIARTGSDELGLDPMGLNQTDTFLVLKPADQRQSQDREALLQKLRDVLTGFPGISLSFTQPIDMRVQEMISGVRGDVAVKIFGPDITKLNEIAAKLSAILSSVDGAQDVYTTLNEGAQYYTVTVDRLEAGRLGLTVDSIATSLRTQIEGRTIGTALETGRRTPILVRGSETTREAPTLLAMLPLTLAAGQHVALSQVARIQRVDGPVKIDREDGNRMSVVRSNVRGRDMVGFVQAAQQKVAAELQLPSGYRLTWGGQFENQQRAAARLSIVVPVAIGLIFVLLFTTFGSVRQALLVLVNIPFALIGGVFALVSTGEYLSVPASVGFIALLGIAVLNGVVLVSHFNQLRAHGLSEERIVVEGARRRLRPVLMTASITALGLIPLLFASGPGSEVQRPLAIVVIGGLLSSTLLTLILLPILYRRYGAAAKDAT; this is translated from the coding sequence ATGATCCTGCAGCGACTCGTCGCATTCGCGTTGTCGCAGCGGCTGTTCGTCATTCTCAGCGTGCTGTTGCTGATCGGCGCGGCTGCCGTTCTGCTGCCCAGCCTGCCGATCGACGCCTTTCCGGATGTCTCGCCGGTTCAGGTGAAGGTCATCATGAAGGCCCCCGGCCTCACGCCCGAGGAGGTCGAGCAGCGCATCACGGTGCCGATCGAGCTCGAGCTGCTCGGCCTGCCCAACAAGAAGATCCTGCGATCCACCACCAAATATGCCTTGGCCGACATCACCGTCGATTTCGAGGACGGCACCGACATCTACTGGGCCCGCAATCAGGTGTCGGAGCGGCTCGCCAATATCTCGCGCGATTTCCCGGATGGCGTAAGCGGTGGGCTGGCGCCGATCACCAGTCCGCTCGGCGAGATGTTCATGTTCACGATCGACAGTCCCGAACTGTCGCTCGCCGAGCGGCGGAGTCTGCTCGATTGGGTCATCCGGCCGGCGCTGCGCACGGTCCCCGGCGTCGCCGACGTCAATGCGCTGGGCGGCTACGTCCGGGCGTTCGAGATCGTTCCGCGCAACGATGCGCTGGCGGCCCGCGGCATATCCTTCGAGCTGTTTCGCAAGGCGATCGAGGCCAACAGCCGCAATGACGGTGCCGGCCGCGTCAACCAGGGCGAGGACAGCGCGCTGGTGCGGATCGAGGGCAGCATTCGCGGCGTCGACGACATCCGGGGCATTGTCGTCGAGAACCGCGACAACATTCCCATCCGCGTCAGCGACGTCGCACGCGTGAGGATCGGCGCGCTGACGCGTTACGGCGCGGTCACGGCGGACGGCAAGGGCGAGACGGTCGAAGGACTGGTGCTCGGGCTGCGCGGCGCCAATGCCGGACAGCTCGTGCGCGACGTGCGCACGCGGCTGGAGGAGCTCAAGCCGTCCCTGCCGGCCAGCGTCACCATCAACGTGTTCTACGACCGCAGCCGCCTGGTCAACCGCGCCGTCGGCACCGTGGTGCGGGCGCTCGGCGAGGCCACGGTGCTCGTCGTGATCCTTCTGCTGCTCTTCCTGGGCAATTGGCGCGCTTCGCTGGTGATTGCCCTCAGCCTTCCGCTTGCAATCGCGATGGCGCTGCTCGTGATGCGCGCGGTCGGCATGTCGGCCAACCTGATGAGCCTTGGCGGACTTGCGATCGCGATCGGAATGCTGATCGACGCACTCGTCGTCGTGGTCGAGAACATCGTCGGCAATCTCGGCAAGCACGATCGCGACAGGACGGCGCCACTGATTCACATCGTGTTCCGCTCGGTCTGCGAGGTCCTGCAACCGGTCGCATCAGGCGTCCTGATCATCATCATCGTGTTCGTGCCGCTGCTGACGCTGCAGGGACTGGAGGGCAAGCTTTTCATCCCCGTCGCGCTCGCCATCATCTTCGCGCTGGCGGCGTCGCTGCTGCTCGCGCTGACGGTGATCCCGGTCGCGACATCGTTCGCACTCAAATCCGCATCCCACGCGGATCCGCTGTTGATCCGGGCAGCGCAACGCGTCTACGCACCGGCGCTGGCCTGGGCGCTCGGCAACGAGCGCAAGGTCATGCTCGCTGCCGTGCTCGGCCTGATCGCGGCGGGCTACGGCTACAGCCAGCTCGGCAAGACCTTCATGCCGACCATGGATGAAGGCGACGTCATCGTGAGCGTGGAAACGCTGCCGTCGATCAATCTCGATGAATCCCTGGCCATCAATGCCCGGCTGCAGACGGCCTTGATGAAGGTGCCGGACATCTCCGGGATCATCGCGCGCACCGGCTCGGACGAACTCGGTCTCGACCCCATGGGCCTCAATCAGACCGACACGTTCCTGGTGCTCAAGCCGGCGGACCAGCGGCAGAGCCAGGATCGCGAAGCGCTGCTTCAGAAGCTCCGCGACGTGCTGACCGGCTTTCCCGGTATCTCGCTGAGCTTCACGCAACCGATCGACATGCGCGTCCAGGAGATGATCAGCGGCGTCCGCGGCGACGTCGCCGTGAAGATCTTCGGCCCGGATATCACAAAGCTCAACGAGATCGCGGCAAAGCTTTCCGCGATCCTGTCGAGCGTCGATGGCGCGCAGGACGTCTACACCACGCTCAACGAGGGTGCGCAGTACTACACTGTCACGGTCGATCGATTGGAAGCGGGCCGCCTCGGCCTCACGGTCGACTCCATCGCGACTTCGTTGCGGACCCAGATCGAAGGACGGACGATCGGCACCGCCCTTGAAACCGGCCGACGCACGCCCATCCTGGTCCGAGGCAGCGAGACCACGCGCGAGGCGCCGACGCTGCTCGCAATGCTGCCGCTGACGCTCGCAGCCGGACAACACGTGGCATTATCGCAGGTCGCGCGCATTCAGCGGGTCGACGGTCCCGTGAAGATCGACCGGGAGGACGGCAACCGCATGAGCGTGGTGCGCAGCAATGTGCGGGGCCGCGACATGGTCGGCTTCGTCCAGGCGGCGCAGCAGAAGGTGGCCGCAGAGCTTCAGCTCCCATCCGGTTATCGGCTGACCTGGGGCGGACAGTTCGAGAACCAGCAGCGCGCCGCCGCGCGTCTGTCCATCGTGGTCCCGGTCGCGATCGGCCTGATCTTCGTGCTGCTCTTCACCACGTTCGGCTCCGTGCGGCAGGCCTTGCTGGTGCTCGTCAACATTCCCTTCGCGCTGATCGGCGGGGTGTTCGCGCTGGTCTCGACCGGTGAATATCTGTCGGTGCCTGCGTCGGTGGGATTCATCGCGCTGCTCGGCATCGCGGTCCTGAACGGCGTCGTCCTGGTCTCCCACTTCAATCAACTTCGCGCCCATGGACTTTCCGAAGAACGCATCGTCGTGGAGGGCGCCAGGCGCCGGCTGCGTCCGGTGCTGATGACCGCCAGCATCACCGCACTCGGGCTGATCCCGCTGCTGTTTGCGTCGGGCCCGGGATCGGAGGTCCAGCGACCACTGGCGATCGTCGTGATCGGCGGACTGCTGTCGTCCACCCTGCTGACACTGATCCTGTTGCCAATCCTGTACCGCCGCTACGGCGCTGCTGCGAAGGACGCGACATGA
- a CDS encoding efflux RND transporter periplasmic adaptor subunit, whose protein sequence is MPASSYAARHRCPGLWAGTLLVLALCMLPSAASADDVKLTPAQAQNLGIRVTHPISSRTDRTLPYPAQIVIPTPQLWVVSAPVSGMVTNLAVARGDRVTVGQPLLTLESPSYVSLQREYLHALAQEVLAVQQLKRNADLFEGKAIPQRVLESSQAEARQANIVVAERRQMLHLSGLSDDAITRLTNEAAISATLTVRAPQAASVVDIVISPGQRLEQAAPLVKLARLSPLWAEIAIPATNIGAIKAGARVDIDGYATPGQVILVSETTDAATQTILVRAEVPNNGELHSGQTAAARIGFISAGESAWEIPYSGLVRRGEQTSIFVAIEGGFRQVPVTLLAEDQDHVVVSGSVTDKDEVAIGGISALRGILSRLGQ, encoded by the coding sequence ATGCCCGCGTCCTCTTATGCAGCCCGCCACAGATGCCCCGGCCTTTGGGCCGGCACGTTGCTCGTGCTTGCGCTCTGTATGCTGCCATCCGCCGCATCAGCCGATGACGTGAAGCTCACCCCGGCCCAGGCGCAAAACCTCGGCATCCGCGTTACGCATCCGATTTCGAGTCGAACCGATAGGACGCTCCCCTACCCCGCGCAGATCGTGATTCCGACGCCGCAATTGTGGGTCGTCAGCGCTCCCGTCTCCGGCATGGTCACCAATCTGGCGGTGGCCCGCGGCGACCGCGTGACGGTCGGACAGCCGCTTCTGACATTGGAGAGCCCGAGCTACGTGTCGCTGCAGCGCGAATATCTCCATGCGCTCGCGCAGGAGGTTCTCGCCGTTCAGCAGCTGAAACGGAACGCCGATCTGTTCGAAGGCAAGGCGATCCCGCAGCGCGTGCTGGAATCGAGTCAGGCCGAAGCCCGCCAGGCCAATATCGTGGTCGCCGAACGGCGGCAGATGCTGCACCTCAGCGGCCTCTCGGACGACGCCATCACACGCCTCACCAATGAGGCCGCCATCAGCGCCACGCTGACGGTCAGAGCGCCACAGGCTGCATCCGTGGTCGACATCGTGATCTCGCCGGGCCAGCGGCTGGAACAGGCTGCACCGCTGGTGAAGCTCGCGCGCCTGTCGCCGCTATGGGCCGAGATCGCAATTCCGGCCACCAATATCGGTGCCATCAAGGCCGGCGCGCGAGTCGACATCGACGGATACGCGACGCCAGGGCAAGTCATCCTGGTTTCCGAAACAACCGATGCGGCGACCCAGACGATCCTCGTCCGCGCGGAGGTTCCGAACAACGGCGAATTGCATTCCGGACAGACCGCAGCCGCGCGCATCGGCTTCATCTCGGCCGGAGAAAGCGCCTGGGAGATCCCGTACAGCGGGCTGGTTCGGCGCGGCGAGCAGACCTCGATCTTCGTCGCGATCGAGGGCGGCTTCCGGCAAGTCCCGGTGACGCTGCTCGCGGAGGACCAGGACCATGTCGTCGTGTCCGGCTCCGTGACCGACAAGGATGAGGTTGCGATCGGCGGCATCTCGGCGCTTCGCGGCATTCTCTCAAGGCTGGGACAATGA
- a CDS encoding pyridoxamine 5'-phosphate oxidase family protein — protein sequence MSDPANADLAAIYPKPNERVIAKVRPTLDIHSRKFIALSPFCVIATSGSDGSVDASPRGGHPGFVLIENDHRLVMPDRPGNNRLDSLSNVSDGSGQVQLIFFVPGINETLRVGGTGSLSTDPDLLAKLEEFGKPPRSVLVISVREAYFHCGKAIMRSKLWSQEAQVARSSMPSISDIIHDQTSLGAPEPQDAVDARYRQQL from the coding sequence GTGAGCGACCCAGCCAATGCCGACCTCGCAGCGATCTATCCAAAGCCGAACGAGCGGGTGATCGCAAAAGTGCGTCCCACGCTCGACATTCACAGCCGCAAGTTCATTGCGCTCTCGCCGTTCTGCGTGATCGCAACCTCGGGCTCGGATGGCAGCGTCGATGCCTCGCCGCGCGGTGGCCATCCGGGTTTCGTGCTCATCGAGAACGATCATCGCCTGGTGATGCCGGATCGCCCCGGCAACAACAGGCTCGACAGCCTCAGCAACGTGTCGGACGGCTCGGGTCAGGTGCAACTGATCTTCTTCGTCCCCGGCATCAACGAGACCTTGCGTGTCGGCGGCACGGGTTCGCTGTCCACCGATCCCGACCTGCTGGCGAAGCTCGAGGAGTTCGGCAAGCCGCCGCGCTCGGTGCTCGTGATCAGCGTGCGGGAAGCGTACTTCCATTGCGGCAAGGCCATCATGCGCTCGAAACTGTGGTCGCAGGAGGCACAGGTCGCGCGTTCGAGCATGCCGAGCATCAGCGACATCATACACGATCAGACCAGCCTCGGCGCGCCCGAACCCCAGGACGCAGTCGATGCACGCTACCGCCAACAGCTTTGA
- a CDS encoding DoxX family protein, which translates to MMESLHDDRTRAVMRWLMAAFYMVAGIAHLAIPEPFLRITPSIVPFAPQVILLTGLCELAGAVALVTKPMRRWAGIGLAAYAVCVWPANFKHAIDGIDLPYLGSSWLYHGPRLAFQPVLVWWALYSAALIDWPWRRHA; encoded by the coding sequence ATGATGGAGTCATTGCACGACGACAGGACCCGCGCCGTCATGCGCTGGCTGATGGCGGCCTTCTACATGGTTGCGGGGATCGCGCATCTCGCGATCCCCGAGCCATTCCTGCGGATCACGCCGTCGATCGTTCCGTTTGCCCCGCAGGTCATTCTGCTCACCGGACTTTGCGAGCTCGCAGGCGCGGTGGCGCTGGTGACGAAGCCAATGCGACGCTGGGCGGGGATCGGGCTCGCGGCCTATGCCGTGTGCGTGTGGCCGGCCAATTTCAAGCACGCCATCGATGGCATCGACCTGCCCTATCTCGGCAGCAGCTGGCTCTACCACGGTCCGCGCCTGGCATTTCAGCCGGTGCTCGTCTGGTGGGCACTCTACAGTGCAGCGTTGATCGACTGGCCATGGCGTCGCCACGCGTGA
- a CDS encoding alpha/beta fold hydrolase, translating to MLRPFAAVFAAWVVFCAPARAADFPAPKQGDFVVKDFKFHTGETLPELKLHYTTVGEPSGQPVLVLHGTGGSGASMLGAPFAGELFGKDQPLDATRYYIIIPDSIGHGKSSKPSDGLKTKFPAYDYADMVDAQYRLLNEGLGIKHVRLVIGNSMGGMHSWVWATRYPDFMDVAVPMASQPTEMAARNWMLRRIMLETIRNDPDYNGGNYTTQPRMMKYAVTAYGTATAGGTIAYQLAAPTAAKADKMVDERLAQSVPSDANDFVYQWESSHDYNPSADLDKIKATVMLINAADDERNPPETGVTAEAMKRVANGKVLLIPASAESRGHLTTGSAKFYVEPLRELLATAPQRGM from the coding sequence ATGCTTCGACCGTTTGCCGCCGTTTTTGCAGCTTGGGTGGTTTTTTGTGCGCCTGCCCGCGCCGCCGACTTTCCCGCCCCGAAGCAGGGCGACTTCGTCGTCAAGGATTTCAAGTTTCACACCGGCGAGACGCTGCCGGAGCTGAAGCTGCACTACACCACCGTCGGCGAGCCGAGCGGCCAGCCGGTGCTGGTGCTGCACGGCACCGGCGGCTCGGGCGCCAGCATGCTGGGGGCGCCGTTCGCCGGCGAGCTGTTCGGCAAGGACCAGCCGCTCGACGCGACCAGGTACTACATCATCATTCCCGACAGCATCGGCCACGGCAAATCGTCGAAGCCGTCGGACGGATTGAAGACGAAGTTTCCCGCCTATGACTATGCCGACATGGTCGATGCCCAGTACCGCCTGCTGAACGAGGGGCTCGGGATCAAGCATGTCCGCCTCGTGATCGGCAATTCGATGGGCGGCATGCACAGCTGGGTGTGGGCGACGCGCTATCCGGACTTCATGGACGTGGCGGTGCCGATGGCCTCGCAGCCGACCGAGATGGCGGCCCGCAACTGGATGCTGCGCCGGATCATGCTGGAGACGATCCGCAACGATCCCGATTACAATGGCGGCAACTACACGACGCAGCCGCGCATGATGAAATACGCCGTCACCGCCTATGGCACGGCCACCGCCGGCGGCACCATCGCCTATCAGCTCGCGGCGCCGACGGCGGCGAAGGCCGACAAGATGGTCGATGAGCGACTGGCACAATCCGTTCCGTCGGACGCCAACGACTTCGTCTATCAGTGGGAATCGTCGCACGACTACAATCCTTCGGCCGATCTCGACAAGATCAAGGCGACCGTGATGCTGATCAACGCGGCCGACGACGAGCGTAATCCGCCGGAGACGGGCGTTACCGCCGAGGCAATGAAGCGCGTCGCCAACGGCAAGGTGCTGCTGATCCCGGCCTCGGCCGAGAGCCGCGGCCACCTGACCACCGGCAGTGCGAAATTCTACGTCGAGCCGCTGCGCGAACTGCTGGCCACGGCGCCGCAGCGGGGCATGTGA
- a CDS encoding DUF2277 domain-containing protein — MCRNIKTLFNFEPPATEAEIQASALQFVRKLSGFNAPSQANEAAFARAVEEVADAARRLLTSLQTQAAPRDREIEAAKARERSAVRFGPR; from the coding sequence ATGTGCCGCAACATCAAGACGCTGTTTAATTTCGAGCCGCCGGCGACCGAGGCGGAAATCCAGGCCTCCGCGCTGCAATTCGTGCGCAAGCTGTCCGGCTTCAACGCGCCGTCGCAGGCCAACGAGGCCGCCTTCGCACGTGCGGTCGAGGAGGTCGCCGACGCCGCACGGCGGCTGCTGACCTCGCTGCAGACCCAGGCGGCGCCCCGGGACCGCGAGATCGAGGCCGCCAAGGCGCGGGAGCGCTCGGCCGTCAGGTTCGGGCCGCGCTGA
- a CDS encoding collagen-like protein, whose product MAKNPAGRGLQGPTGPRGPQGQPGRRGPDGQRGKPGPDGKPGAPGRPGPQGPRGEAGPPGKAGPQGPAGSQGPQGPRGEQGPRGEQGLPGTLPTIDQLMPWLEQIFAAYDDYKRTRDREANEREAELVAVRDIFAATEHDEALEEAFEDDDPHEIDVPKKKKKKKHKKKKKHAKQAQSRDDEGF is encoded by the coding sequence GTGGCAAAGAATCCGGCCGGACGCGGCCTGCAGGGGCCCACAGGTCCACGTGGCCCGCAAGGACAGCCGGGACGGCGCGGGCCGGATGGCCAGCGCGGCAAGCCGGGCCCTGACGGCAAACCGGGCGCGCCAGGCAGACCGGGTCCGCAAGGCCCGCGCGGCGAAGCCGGTCCACCCGGCAAGGCGGGACCGCAGGGACCTGCCGGATCCCAGGGGCCACAGGGCCCGCGCGGCGAGCAAGGACCGCGTGGCGAGCAGGGCCTGCCCGGCACGCTGCCGACGATCGATCAGCTGATGCCCTGGCTGGAGCAGATCTTCGCCGCCTATGACGACTACAAGCGCACGCGCGATCGCGAAGCGAACGAGCGCGAGGCCGAACTGGTCGCGGTGCGCGACATCTTCGCCGCCACCGAGCATGACGAGGCGCTCGAAGAGGCGTTCGAGGACGACGATCCGCACGAGATCGATGTCCCGAAGAAGAAGAAAAAGAAGAAGCACAAGAAAAAGAAGAAGCACGCGAAGCAGGCCCAGAGCCGGGACGACGAGGGCTTCTGA
- a CDS encoding helix-turn-helix domain-containing protein — MSQELSADTASPSLVPLAMPPSRPAAEVLPLLIGTPLSEIERELIVQTLARCNGNRTHAARLLGMPVRTLRNKIRSYTADGIVVPAYTA; from the coding sequence ATGTCGCAAGAGTTGTCAGCCGATACCGCAAGTCCGTCACTCGTACCGCTTGCCATGCCACCGTCGCGTCCCGCGGCGGAGGTTCTGCCGCTGTTGATCGGCACGCCCTTGTCCGAGATCGAGCGCGAGCTCATCGTTCAGACCCTGGCGCGCTGCAACGGCAACCGCACCCATGCCGCGAGGCTGCTCGGGATGCCCGTGCGCACCTTGCGGAACAAGATCCGCAGCTACACGGCCGACGGCATCGTGGTGCCGGCCTATACGGCCTGA
- a CDS encoding mismatch-specific DNA-glycosylase: MDRLPDQLQPGLRLVFVGTAASERSAATGHYYAHPGNRFWPTLFAVGLTPRPYRPHEFPALRELGIGFTDLCKQGAGMDHVALKAGVDVAGFAAKIRHHRPATVAFTSKKAASLFYARPTSAIALGRQPERDDFPTAFVLSSPSGAASGAWTLQPWRELAAHIAQDCA, translated from the coding sequence ATGGACCGCCTGCCCGATCAGCTCCAACCCGGCCTGCGCCTGGTCTTCGTCGGCACCGCCGCGAGCGAGCGCTCGGCGGCGACCGGCCATTACTACGCGCATCCCGGCAACCGCTTCTGGCCCACGCTGTTCGCCGTCGGCCTGACGCCGCGCCCGTATCGGCCGCACGAATTTCCGGCGCTGCGCGAGCTCGGGATCGGCTTCACCGATCTGTGCAAGCAGGGCGCCGGCATGGACCATGTCGCGCTGAAAGCCGGCGTCGACGTCGCCGGCTTCGCAGCCAAGATCCGGCACCACCGGCCGGCGACGGTGGCATTCACCAGCAAGAAGGCGGCGAGCCTGTTCTATGCCCGGCCGACCAGCGCGATCGCGTTGGGGCGGCAGCCTGAGCGCGACGACTTTCCGACCGCGTTCGTGCTGTCCTCTCCCTCCGGCGCCGCATCAGGTGCGTGGACGCTGCAGCCGTGGCGGGAGTTGGCGGCGCATATAGCCCAGGATTGCGCCTGA